The Thermodesulfobacteriota bacterium DNA segment GGCATCAACCGCTTCAACGCCTGCCGGGACCGGTATTATGATGTCTCCCTGTGGTTCGAGAAGGATATCCCCTTTGTTCCCTCGATGATCATCGGCTACTCCTTTGTTTTCGTGCTGATCATCATCCTGTTCCTTGTTCTCGACAACATGCCCGATTTCTGGGACATGTGCCGTCGTTTCCTCAACATGACCCTGATCTGTTTCGCCATTTTTCTGATCTTCCCGGTGCGGATGAATTTCCGGCCGGAGGTGGTCATGACCGGGGACTGGATCACGGCCCTGGTCAGTTTTTATTTCTGGCTGGACCAGCCCTACAACCTGTTCCCCTCCATGCATTTGGGCGCCTCCTTTTTCGTGGCGTTTTACTGTCTGCGAAAGGGCCGTATCATCGGCTGGACGACGATGGCCATGGCTGTCATTGTCGCCGTTTCGGTGGTGCTGCTCAAACAGCATTATATTATGGATGTCATCGCCGGATTTCTGGTGGCCTGGCTCTGCTCCTTTTTCTCCATGAAACAGTTCAGAACCCTTTTCCTCTTGCAGAATATCCCCTGGCGGCGTCAGGTCGGATGACACGGCCGCATGATATGGCTTGACACCGCGCCCGTAACGCATTAAAAACCATCCCAAAACCGCTGGCTGTGAAATCTGGTCATTTATGATCGCGGAACCCAGGGGAACGGCGAGCCGTTCCCCTTCAGCAATAGATATAGAAGAGAAAAATAATAAATGGAAAATCTGACGGATAAAAACAGCCTCCAGGAAATCGGCCGCCGGCGGACCTTCGGCATTATCAGCCATCCGGACGCGGGTAAGACCACCCTGACCGAGAAGCTGCTTTTATTCGGGGGCGCCATCCAGATGGCCGGCACCATCAAGGCCCGCAAGGCCAACCGCTACGCCACCAGCGACTGGATGCAGATCGAGCGGGAGAGGGGCATTTCCGTAACCAGTTCGGTGATGCAGTTTGATTACCGGGATTTTGCCCTCAACTTGCTGGACACGCCCGGTCACCAGGATTTCTCCGAAGACACCTACCGGGTGCTGACGGCCGTGGACAGCGCCGTCATGGTCATCGACAGCGGCAAGGGCGTGGAGACCCAGACCCGGAAACTGATGGCGGTCTGCCGCATGCGCAACACGCCGATCCTGACCTTCATCAATAAGCTGGACCGGGAGGGCATAAAGCCCCTGGACATCATGGCGGACATCGAGGAAACCCTGCAGATCGAGTGCGCCCCCCTGACCTGGCCCATCGGCATGGGCGCCAGTTTCCGGGGGATTTATAACCTCTATGAAAAAACGCTGACCCTGTATGACGCCGGCCAGAAACCCGTCGCCGGCGGAGGATTGCGCATCGACGACCTGGCCGATCCCCGCCTGGACGAGATCCTGGGAAGTCAGGCCGAAGAACTGCGGGAAGATGTCGCCCTGCTGGAGGGCGCCACCGACCCGTTTAACATGGAAGACTTTCTCAAGGGCAGCCAGACGCCGGTGTTCTTCGGCAGCGCCATCAACAATTTCGGCGTTCAGGAACTATTGGATACCTTCGTGGAGGTGGCCCCCGGACCCCTGCCGCGCCCGACTCACTCCCGCACCGTCCATCCCGACGAAAAGGCTTTTTCCGGCTTTGTCTTCAAGGTCCAGGCCAACATGGACCCGGCCCACCGGGATCGCATCGCCTTTCTGCGCGTTTGTTCCGGTCGTTTCCAGCGGGGCATGTGGGTGCGTCATCATCGAACCGGCAAGGACCTGTGCATCGCCAACCCCATCACCTTCATGGCCCGCAGCCGTTCCCTGGTGGAGGAGGCCTGGCCCGGCGACATCATCGGCATTCATAACCACGGCACCATCATGATCGGCGACACCTTCACGGAAAAGGAGCCGCTGACGTTTACGGGGATACCGAAATTCGCCCCGGAGCTTTTCCGCCGCGTACGGCTCAAATCCCCCCTCAAGGCCAAACAGCTGCGCAAGGGAATCACCCAGCTGGTGGAGGAGGGGGCGGTGCAGATGTTCCGGCCCCTGATCGGCAACGATATCATCCTGGGGGCGGTGGGCCTGTTGCAGTTCGACGTCACCATGGCCCGCCTTAAGGACGAATATGGCGTGGACGCCGATTATGAGGCGGTGGAGTACACCACCGCCCGCTGGGTGGAAAGCGACGACAAGTCCCGGCTGGCCGATTTTGAAAGTGAGCGTCGCTCCGACCTGGCCCTGGACCTGGAGGGCAACCTCACCTGCCTCTCCCGGAGCGAATGGCAGATGGATTATCTGATCAAGCAGTGGCCGGAACTAAAGTTTTTCAAGACCCGGGAGATTCACCTGCCGGACGCTGATTAGGACCGCCGCGCTTTTCGGCGTCGGCGCCGCGGCCCCGGGACCTTCGCTTTCGCCCGGCCCGTTTTTTAGGGGCGTTGGGTTCGGGCAGCTCCAGCCAGTTTTCATCCGGCTCGATGCAGGGCAGGGGGCGGGCCATGAAATCCTCGATATCGACAATATAAAAGGACTCCCGTTCGTCGGCGAAACTGATCGATGTGCCGGCCGACCCGGCCCGGCCGGTCCGGCCGATGCGGTGGACATAGTCCTCCGGATCCTGGGGCAGGTTGAAGTTGATGACGTGGTCCATGTCCTCGATGTGGATGCCCCGGGCCACGACATCGGTGGCCACCAGCACGCGGATCCGGCCGGACTTGAATTCCGCCAGCCGCCGGGATCGCTTTTCCTGGGGCACGTCGCCGGTAAGTGTTTCGCATTTCAGTCCATGCCGCTTCAGTCTGTCGGCCAGCCGCACGACCGTGTCCTTGCGGTTGCAGAAAACCAGTACCCGCTTCAGATCCTGCTGGACGATGATATTGTACAGCAGGGCGAATTTGTTGTCGCTGGTGACGATGTATACGATCTGGTCGACGGAGTCGACCGCCACCTGCTCCGGTTCGATGGACACCTGGACCGGGTCGCGGGTCCAGTTGGCGGCCAGCCGGGTGACGGCGTCGGTCAGCGTGGCGCTGAACAGCATGGTCTGGCGGATGTCTTTCCGGGGGGTGGCGTAGATGATCCGGCGGACGTCGGGAATGAACCCCATGTCCAGCATCCGGTCGGCTTCGTCGATGACCAGGATTTCCACCCTGTCGAGCATCAGCAGGCGGCGCTGGAAAAAATCCAGCAACCGGCCCGGCGTGGCCACGATGATGTCCGCCGGCTGCCCGGTGAGTTGCTTCCGCTGCTGTTTAAAATCCATGCCGCCGAACACCGGGAAGATGTTGATCCGTTCATATTTCGCCAGTTGCCGCGCCTCTTCGGAAATCTGCACAACCAGTTCCCGGGTGGGGGCCAGGATCAGGGCCCGGGGAGTTCCCGGTTTTCGTTTACCCGGGATGGGGTTGTTTCGCAGTCGGGTCAGGATAGTAATCAGAAAGGCGGCCGTCTTGCCGGTTCCGGTCTGGGCCCGGCCGAAAGCGTCCTGCCCGTCCAGGGTGCTGGGCAGAATGGCGGCCTGGATAGGTGTACAGTAGGCAAATCCCAGGTCATAAATGGCATGCATCAGGGTTTCGGGAAGATCAAAATCATGAAAACGGGTTTTCCCCGGCTCGGCCGGAACCTTGAATTGTGAAAGCCGCCACGGGTCGGCATCGGAATCGGAATCCGCCTCGGCGGGCTGATCCGTCGAATCAGGTTCTTCCGCCGGAGATGCACTGTCGTTGTTCTGTTCCTCGGTCATTGCCTGAAAACCTCGATTCATTCGCCTGTAGGTTTATCTTAATCTTACACCTGCTTTTCTCTCTATTATTTAATTATAGCATAATATTGAAATCAGCGTCTTTTATTTTGGCAACGGAGCCGTTTTATCTGGTGCGGTCATTTTGTATTATGCTACTATTGCAGAAATTTTAAGGCACATTCTCTTATCAACCATCATATCTTTGGAGAGGAACCGCCATGGCCAGCATCAAAGAAATCAAAGCAAATAATATGAACGTGAACCGGTTTATCGCCGACAAAGTCCGGGAGATTCAGGAAGCGGTCGGCGACGGTCTGGCCATCAACGCCCTGTCCGGGGGGGTCGATTCTTCGGTCGTCACCGCCCTGGGACACCGGGCCCTGGGGAAGAACCTGAAAACTGTTTTTATCGACAACGGCATCATGCGGGAAGGCGAACCGGCCAAAGTCGTGGCCGCGTTCAAGAAGATGGATATCCCGGTCGAGGTCATCGACGCGTCAAAAGCGTTTTTCGCGGCCCTCAAGGGGGTTACCGATCCGGAAGATAAGAGAGAGGCCATTACCCAGACCTTTTACAAGAAAGTCTTCGGCAAGCTGGTGGTCAAAAGCAAGGCCCGATATCTGTTGCAGGGCACCATTCTGACTGATGTGGATGAAACCGTGGCGGGCATCAAGCGGCAGCATAACGTTTTCGCCCAACTGGGCATTGATCCGCAGAAGGTCTTTGGTTACAAAATACTGGAGCCCATCATCGAGTTGCGCAAGGACGGCGTGCGCAAAGTCGGACGCGGCCTGGGCCTGCCGGAAAGCATTTTCACCCGGATGCCCTTTCCCGGTCCGGCCCTGGCGGCCCGCGTCATCGGCGAAGCCACGCCCGCCCGCATCGCCCTGGTCAGAAAAGCGACCGCCATTGCCGAAGCGGCCCTCAAGGATGTAAAGGCGTTTCAATGCCTGGCCATTCTGCACGAAGACCGGGTCACCGGCATGCGGGACAACCGCCGCGTTTTCGGCAACCAGATTGAAATCCGCTGCTGGGACAGCCTGGACGCGCGCAAGGCCAGACCGACCCGGCTGCCTTATCCGGTTCTGGAACGTATCGCCGCCAGAATCACCAGAGACATACCGGAAGTGGTCAGCGTGACCTATAACATTACGTCCAAACCCACCTCAACTATTGAGGCGGTTTAGGACGAAAGGGGCAGATATTTTTTTATGTTACTCCCCGGCATTTGATATGGAACAAGCTGTTCTTTATGGAAGTGATTTTTTTGAGACAGCGGAACAGATCATTTATTTTGGATGGATTGACATGATAAAACAAAAGCGATTGATGGTGACAATGACGCTGATCCTTTCCGCGTTGATCTGGCAGCCGGTGATTACCGCGGCGGATGAAAAAGAAACGCTGTTCACCGTGGCGCCGTTTATCGAATATCAGTATCTGACCGACACGGGCGGCGGCGAGGAGATCTTTGACGAGGTCAATGACGTCCTCGGCGGCTGGCTTCGGGGGTACGAAGACCTTGAGCTGTTCCAGCAACTGTTGCTGATCGGTGTCGAATTCCGGGCGGCCCGTCCTCAGCAATGGGGCGGGTGGGAGCCTTTTGTGTCGCTGGGTGGTTCGACCGGTTCCCCGGGCACGCTGGGGGGAGATGATTATGACCAGAGCTATGATCAGGACGATATCGCCGTCTTTCCCGAATACATGGACGCCTGGGATATTCCTTTTGTCGATATCAGTGGCCAGATGCGGCTGCGGGTGGACCAGTATCTGGATTATTATGTCCCGCTCCAGGTCGGCGTTCGGTATGAAACCCGCTCGGAAAATCCGCTGTCCTTTTTCGGAGCGGTTTCCGGCGGTCCGCTGTTTTATAAAGGCGGTCTGGACATCGATGTCGACCTGGACGGTTCCGTGACCACTCCCCTGGTCAACGGGCAGGCCGAGGCGTCCTACCATGGCAAGGCCGAACTGGAAGATACCGGCTGGCTCATGTCCCTGATGGCCGGTATGCGGTATCGCTGGAAGCCGGGCCTGGCCTCGTCCCTGGCCCTGGGGTACGGAACCGGCCGGGTGGAAGACGATGTCCACATCCGTGGCAGTCTGAATGGCAACGCCCTGGTCACCACCCTGATGGCGGAAAACGCCATCCCGTTCTCGGCGGACCTGATGACGATCGATTCGGTCAGCGCCAGGCTGGACGGATGGCGGGTCCGCCTGGGCATTGTGGAATGGACCTGGTAAGCGAATCGATCCGACGCGACGGGAGGCATTGATGCGGGAAGATATTAAAAACATGATTCAGGTTGGCCGGCACTGCGTCCTGGCCACGGCCGCCGATGGCGCGCCTTACTGTTCCCTGATGTCCTATGCCTCTGATGAGACCTGCCGCCGGATTTACATGGTAACCCTGCGGAATACCCGCAAGTTTTTCAACATTATCAATAACCCCCGGGTGAGCCTGCTGATCGATTCCCGGGGCACGTCCCGGCCCCAGGCCCTGACCATTGTGGGAACGGCCCGGGAAGTCACGGCAGCGGCGGAACGGGAGGAGGCCGTCGGCCTGCTTCTGGCCGCGCATCCCTCCCTGGAGAAGTTTATCCGTCATCCGGACGCGGCTGTTATTTGCGTCGCGGCCGGTCAGGTGGTCTTTCTGGACGGATTGACGG contains these protein-coding regions:
- a CDS encoding pyridoxamine 5'-phosphate oxidase family protein is translated as MREDIKNMIQVGRHCVLATAADGAPYCSLMSYASDETCRRIYMVTLRNTRKFFNIINNPRVSLLIDSRGTSRPQALTIVGTAREVTAAAEREEAVGLLLAAHPSLEKFIRHPDAAVICVAAGQVVFLDGLTDAHYEAIGGSEI
- a CDS encoding peptide chain release factor 3, with the protein product MENLTDKNSLQEIGRRRTFGIISHPDAGKTTLTEKLLLFGGAIQMAGTIKARKANRYATSDWMQIERERGISVTSSVMQFDYRDFALNLLDTPGHQDFSEDTYRVLTAVDSAVMVIDSGKGVETQTRKLMAVCRMRNTPILTFINKLDREGIKPLDIMADIEETLQIECAPLTWPIGMGASFRGIYNLYEKTLTLYDAGQKPVAGGGLRIDDLADPRLDEILGSQAEELREDVALLEGATDPFNMEDFLKGSQTPVFFGSAINNFGVQELLDTFVEVAPGPLPRPTHSRTVHPDEKAFSGFVFKVQANMDPAHRDRIAFLRVCSGRFQRGMWVRHHRTGKDLCIANPITFMARSRSLVEEAWPGDIIGIHNHGTIMIGDTFTEKEPLTFTGIPKFAPELFRRVRLKSPLKAKQLRKGITQLVEEGAVQMFRPLIGNDIILGAVGLLQFDVTMARLKDEYGVDADYEAVEYTTARWVESDDKSRLADFESERRSDLALDLEGNLTCLSRSEWQMDYLIKQWPELKFFKTREIHLPDAD
- a CDS encoding asparagine synthase-related protein, whose product is MASIKEIKANNMNVNRFIADKVREIQEAVGDGLAINALSGGVDSSVVTALGHRALGKNLKTVFIDNGIMREGEPAKVVAAFKKMDIPVEVIDASKAFFAALKGVTDPEDKREAITQTFYKKVFGKLVVKSKARYLLQGTILTDVDETVAGIKRQHNVFAQLGIDPQKVFGYKILEPIIELRKDGVRKVGRGLGLPESIFTRMPFPGPALAARVIGEATPARIALVRKATAIAEAALKDVKAFQCLAILHEDRVTGMRDNRRVFGNQIEIRCWDSLDARKARPTRLPYPVLERIAARITRDIPEVVSVTYNITSKPTSTIEAV
- a CDS encoding phosphatase PAP2 family protein; this encodes MKDGKNFSSAQPYSVTLKSLFLSLLVAFYTGGYLGINRFNACRDRYYDVSLWFEKDIPFVPSMIIGYSFVFVLIIILFLVLDNMPDFWDMCRRFLNMTLICFAIFLIFPVRMNFRPEVVMTGDWITALVSFYFWLDQPYNLFPSMHLGASFFVAFYCLRKGRIIGWTTMAMAVIVAVSVVLLKQHYIMDVIAGFLVAWLCSFFSMKQFRTLFLLQNIPWRRQVG
- a CDS encoding DEAD/DEAH box helicase: MTEEQNNDSASPAEEPDSTDQPAEADSDSDADPWRLSQFKVPAEPGKTRFHDFDLPETLMHAIYDLGFAYCTPIQAAILPSTLDGQDAFGRAQTGTGKTAAFLITILTRLRNNPIPGKRKPGTPRALILAPTRELVVQISEEARQLAKYERINIFPVFGGMDFKQQRKQLTGQPADIIVATPGRLLDFFQRRLLMLDRVEILVIDEADRMLDMGFIPDVRRIIYATPRKDIRQTMLFSATLTDAVTRLAANWTRDPVQVSIEPEQVAVDSVDQIVYIVTSDNKFALLYNIIVQQDLKRVLVFCNRKDTVVRLADRLKRHGLKCETLTGDVPQEKRSRRLAEFKSGRIRVLVATDVVARGIHIEDMDHVINFNLPQDPEDYVHRIGRTGRAGSAGTSISFADERESFYIVDIEDFMARPLPCIEPDENWLELPEPNAPKKRAGRKRRSRGRGADAEKRGGPNQRPAGESPGS